The following coding sequences are from one Rhodothermia bacterium window:
- a CDS encoding nuclear transport factor 2 family protein yields the protein MRSHHFFAILLILVGRTTLISAQTQPQEAVLGTINTLFDGMRKGDSTMVRSTFHPKIKMGTSFFDRNSKPQVQTEDSPKNFLKAIGTPHPQVWDERIGVVDVRVDGSLATAWMPYTFYIGDKLSHCGHNSFQLVLTESGWKILYLIDTRYKTNCDDPKNLRPTLEATLQDFIDQWHRAAATADEDVFFGSMAQDGVYLGTDETERWIRPEFEAWGLKYFQRDFAWDFKPKNRHVMISKDGRMAWWDELLDTWMGVCRGSGVLVLTHEGWKIQHYNLAVTVPNDKINGFIELVSGKKPDRK from the coding sequence ATGCGTAGCCATCATTTTTTTGCTATTCTCCTTATTCTCGTAGGAAGAACCACATTAATAAGCGCCCAAACACAACCACAAGAAGCCGTATTAGGGACAATAAACACCCTTTTCGACGGGATGCGAAAGGGCGATAGTACGATGGTACGATCAACCTTCCACCCGAAAATCAAAATGGGAACGAGTTTCTTTGACCGGAACAGCAAGCCGCAAGTACAAACCGAAGACTCCCCGAAAAACTTTTTGAAGGCCATCGGGACACCTCATCCCCAAGTTTGGGATGAAAGGATTGGCGTTGTGGATGTTCGTGTGGATGGCTCCTTGGCCACCGCTTGGATGCCCTATACATTTTATATCGGCGATAAACTTAGCCATTGTGGGCACAATTCCTTCCAGTTGGTCTTGACCGAGAGCGGTTGGAAAATCCTGTACCTGATTGACACCCGTTACAAAACCAATTGCGATGACCCTAAAAACCTACGCCCAACCTTAGAAGCTACCCTCCAAGATTTTATTGACCAATGGCATCGTGCTGCTGCGACGGCAGATGAAGACGTCTTTTTTGGAAGTATGGCCCAAGACGGCGTGTATCTGGGAACCGATGAGACCGAACGCTGGATCCGGCCAGAATTCGAGGCATGGGGCTTAAAATATTTTCAACGCGACTTTGCTTGGGACTTTAAGCCCAAAAACCGACATGTTATGATTAGCAAAGATGGCCGTATGGCTTGGTGGGACGAATTGCTGGATACGTGGATGGGCGTTTGTCGCGGTTCTGGCGTTTTGGTACTCACGCATGAAGGCTGGAAAATACAGCACTACAATTTGGCTGTTACCGTCCCCAATGACAAAATCAATGGCTTTATTGAGTTGGTCTCCGGAAAAAAACCAGATCGGAAATAG
- a CDS encoding cytochrome P460 family protein has translation MKKYLTLFFLTVITACDTTIPTNPDNRTTDQIMYDLSKSINGYVWYKKTDVFLPKSTGSGHNTPLMRTRFNTIAAEKLDGAGKVKPGSTFPEGSLIVKELAASTGEVSVFAIMYKSTKSTNADANGWNWAYLNTDGSVRISSDQKGAACISCHAQSGHIDAVLMNKFFP, from the coding sequence ATGAAAAAGTACTTGACACTCTTCTTCCTGACCGTGATAACCGCGTGTGACACAACCATCCCGACAAATCCAGACAACCGAACAACCGACCAAATCATGTACGACCTATCAAAATCAATTAATGGTTATGTTTGGTACAAGAAAACGGATGTATTCTTACCCAAAAGTACTGGTAGCGGCCACAACACTCCACTCATGCGCACGCGGTTCAACACCATTGCAGCCGAAAAATTGGACGGTGCAGGGAAGGTAAAGCCCGGCAGCACCTTTCCCGAAGGTTCCTTAATTGTCAAGGAATTGGCTGCCTCAACCGGAGAAGTGTCAGTCTTTGCGATCATGTATAAAAGCACGAAAAGCACGAATGCCGATGCAAATGGCTGGAACTGGGCCTATCTCAACACCGATGGCAGTGTGCGGATTTCGTCCGATCAAAAAGGCGCGGCTTGTATTTCGTGTCATGCACAATCCGGACATATTGACGCGGTACTGATGAACAAATTTTTTCCCTGA
- a CDS encoding N-acetyltransferase — protein MALLSWSPEKNQIGNSTKMDSVTFFCKDSLVFRAATQDDAPRITVIYNQAIAAQNATMDDEPLLPHAFTERINECQDREGYFVVTNEGLVLGWSAVKLWSHKAGYRFTAETSIYLDTTETGKGIGHFLQEKTMSICREWDFHHLVARIWQTNEGSIRFHEKFGYRMIGIQEQVGYMNQNWQNVAILQCILI, from the coding sequence ATGGCTTTATTGAGTTGGTCTCCGGAAAAAAACCAGATCGGAAATAGCACCAAAATGGATTCCGTCACCTTTTTTTGCAAAGACAGCCTTGTTTTCCGTGCTGCAACACAGGACGACGCACCAAGAATAACGGTCATTTATAACCAAGCCATTGCTGCTCAAAATGCGACGATGGATGATGAACCACTGTTACCCCACGCTTTTACCGAACGGATAAACGAGTGTCAAGATCGTGAGGGCTACTTTGTGGTCACCAACGAAGGGCTTGTCCTCGGTTGGTCGGCGGTTAAGTTATGGAGCCACAAGGCCGGATATCGTTTTACCGCAGAGACCTCTATATACTTAGACACGACAGAGACGGGCAAAGGAATAGGCCACTTTTTGCAAGAAAAAACCATGTCCATTTGCCGCGAATGGGATTTTCATCACTTGGTCGCACGGATTTGGCAAACCAATGAAGGAAGTATTCGCTTCCATGAAAAGTTTGGATATCGCATGATTGGGATTCAGGAGCAAGTAGGCTATATGAACCAAAACTGGCAAAACGTGGCTATCCTTCAGTGCATCTTAATATGA
- a CDS encoding PD40 domain-containing protein, which yields MIAKTLRYFFLVTLVVPTIANAQFGSLLYRPKGLSYKVLRTEHFDIIHYAGQEGTARQTASILEENLSETQNLIGNHESFRLSVILNGYNDASNGFVTVLPFRSEIEVPAIRGKYLHPGNENWLEAVLPHELVHAIEIDHYKRNFLTWLFPEYAKLLNVFRPQGFLEGVAVYHESSLHEGKVGRLNHPFFSMQYHAAMGSPLGWTLNQALSPNYYGMPSGRHYFGGSHFVQFLAEEFGSGTYQRYSSAYANRPYLGTAYALYKATGKWPYELNRVFREKEMQVERRRIGKLRALSKPVLFEERIGVFHNNPIWLDDKSIVTYGKGYQERPGFYVIDAETGKTALLFHAQINEDHAFSFDEKSRELFWGDYNDVLNTPTQFISDINRLNIDTKQEVQVTHRKRVFTPIRGENGELWATQNNGESSDWVEVLPDGNTKTVCASGYGRILEISPRPRTDEVYVLLNAAGKQGIFKVSRSENCTYEPVILPESGSVFDPAWSRDGRWMLFTADSTGVPNVYAWDITTNERFRVTNAPYGAYEASLSPDGGQVAFVWYGRERESIGILPFNPEKFVPVNGFGKRGLTKDWASTLQKMPIRPYEGGTEVSYKPLKNLRSYFLPFAVSPIEDKNGYGISYSSVDVLQRFKSNITGYVYDKKLWGSVSLSTARLPFLPEFTLFNRPVNRKGDNMEEVGLGLSLKKPLIRKSGVFPVQADLALAGFRRGLRPLKSDAAYTGNTGVAGGLSVIHKAQANIRDLRPNTGTILNLNGALDKSTGEEKGLLSYALSADRYIGYGKERNRSGKISVAYAAFNESGEHGLEALRIIGYPKTPEGRHFLRIGADYLTPVWYIDRGMMTLPVHADVLYATAFANSVINTTSMSHRHTGFGLGLGLRMRLFRLFAFDLQYNLVFKVQDQNFDWVFISN from the coding sequence ATGATTGCCAAAACATTACGTTACTTTTTTCTTGTAACGCTTGTTGTTCCGACTATTGCCAATGCGCAATTCGGATCCTTGCTTTATCGTCCGAAAGGGTTATCCTATAAAGTACTTAGAACGGAACATTTCGATATTATTCATTATGCAGGCCAAGAAGGCACTGCCCGTCAGACGGCAAGCATTTTGGAAGAAAACCTGTCCGAAACGCAAAATCTGATTGGAAATCACGAATCTTTCCGACTCTCGGTGATTCTGAATGGTTATAACGATGCGTCGAATGGATTTGTGACGGTTTTGCCTTTTCGGTCGGAGATCGAAGTCCCTGCTATTCGGGGTAAGTACTTGCATCCGGGGAATGAAAACTGGCTTGAAGCCGTTCTCCCTCACGAATTGGTTCATGCCATAGAGATAGACCATTATAAGCGCAACTTCCTTACATGGCTTTTTCCCGAATATGCAAAACTCCTCAATGTGTTTCGACCACAAGGTTTTTTGGAAGGTGTTGCGGTGTATCACGAAAGTTCTTTACACGAAGGGAAAGTAGGCCGGCTTAATCATCCCTTTTTTTCCATGCAGTACCATGCCGCCATGGGGAGTCCGCTTGGCTGGACGCTAAACCAAGCGCTTTCGCCAAACTATTATGGTATGCCAAGCGGGAGGCACTATTTTGGTGGATCACACTTTGTACAGTTTCTTGCCGAGGAATTTGGGAGCGGTACGTATCAACGTTATAGCAGCGCCTATGCAAATCGTCCCTATTTGGGCACAGCATATGCGCTTTACAAAGCAACTGGGAAATGGCCTTATGAGCTTAATCGTGTTTTTCGGGAGAAGGAAATGCAGGTCGAGCGCCGTCGTATAGGTAAATTGAGGGCGTTATCCAAACCCGTACTTTTTGAAGAGCGGATCGGAGTTTTTCACAATAACCCTATTTGGTTGGATGATAAATCCATAGTTACCTATGGAAAAGGGTATCAGGAACGACCCGGGTTTTATGTGATAGATGCAGAAACCGGTAAAACAGCCCTATTGTTCCATGCACAAATTAATGAAGACCATGCCTTCTCGTTCGATGAGAAAAGTCGGGAACTCTTTTGGGGAGATTACAACGATGTGTTAAACACGCCTACCCAGTTCATATCGGACATTAATCGGCTTAATATAGACACAAAGCAAGAGGTTCAAGTCACACATCGGAAACGGGTTTTTACGCCCATTCGTGGTGAAAATGGTGAACTTTGGGCAACACAAAACAATGGTGAGTCCTCGGACTGGGTGGAAGTCTTGCCCGATGGAAATACAAAAACAGTTTGTGCCTCGGGTTATGGGCGGATTTTAGAAATTTCCCCAAGGCCACGGACAGATGAGGTTTATGTTTTACTCAATGCCGCCGGAAAGCAAGGTATATTTAAGGTAAGTCGTTCAGAAAATTGCACGTATGAACCTGTTATATTGCCTGAAAGTGGCTCGGTATTCGACCCTGCTTGGAGCCGCGATGGACGGTGGATGTTGTTCACAGCGGATTCTACGGGTGTGCCAAATGTGTATGCTTGGGACATTACCACCAACGAACGCTTCCGGGTGACGAATGCGCCCTATGGGGCATACGAGGCTTCTTTATCGCCCGATGGCGGGCAGGTCGCTTTTGTCTGGTATGGCCGTGAAAGGGAAAGCATTGGCATCTTGCCCTTCAATCCCGAAAAGTTCGTTCCGGTAAATGGTTTTGGGAAACGTGGCTTGACGAAAGACTGGGCCTCTACCTTGCAAAAAATGCCCATTAGACCATATGAAGGTGGAACGGAGGTAAGCTATAAACCGCTTAAAAATTTGCGATCATACTTTCTGCCTTTTGCGGTTTCTCCTATCGAAGACAAAAATGGTTATGGCATTTCATATTCATCGGTTGATGTTTTACAGCGTTTTAAGAGCAACATCACTGGTTATGTGTATGATAAAAAGTTATGGGGAAGCGTATCCCTTAGTACGGCCCGTTTACCCTTCTTGCCGGAGTTTACGCTCTTTAATCGGCCTGTGAATCGTAAAGGTGACAACATGGAGGAAGTGGGCTTGGGACTGAGCCTAAAGAAACCGCTCATTCGTAAAAGTGGTGTTTTTCCGGTACAAGCAGATTTGGCTCTTGCTGGATTTAGAAGAGGTCTTCGCCCCTTGAAGTCTGATGCAGCCTATACGGGCAATACGGGAGTAGCAGGTGGCTTGTCTGTTATTCACAAGGCCCAAGCCAATATCCGAGATTTACGTCCAAATACGGGAACGATACTCAACCTAAATGGCGCTTTGGATAAATCTACAGGCGAGGAAAAAGGCTTGCTTTCATATGCTCTTTCTGCGGATCGTTATATCGGCTATGGAAAAGAGCGTAACCGAAGCGGTAAAATTTCGGTTGCTTATGCCGCTTTTAATGAATCTGGAGAACATGGCTTGGAGGCACTTCGGATTATTGGCTACCCCAAAACGCCCGAAGGTCGGCACTTTTTGCGTATCGGGGCGGATTACCTAACGCCCGTTTGGTACATTGACCGAGGCATGATGACGTTGCCAGTTCATGCGGATGTGTTGTATGCGACTGCATTTGCGAACTCGGTGATCAACACTACATCAATGAGTCATCGCCACACCGGTTTTGGATTAGGTTTGGGGCTTCGTATGCGTTTGTTCCGGCTATTTGCCTTTGATTTGCAATACAATTTGGTGTTTAAAGTGCAAGACCAGAACTTTGATTGGGTGTTTATCAGCAATTAA